In bacterium, one DNA window encodes the following:
- the rpoB gene encoding DNA-directed RNA polymerase subunit beta, with protein MSVPTQLPKRDYAKIQPVIDIPDLLEVQIASFEDFLQTRMPPRQRENKGLEGVFHSIFPIESSRGDFILEYLEYAVGEPKYSVDECQERDLTFVAPLKAKLRLIVKEAEEVEGERRVKDIVEAEVYLGELPLITSKGTFIINGAERVIVSQLHRSPGVFFSDSVHPNGKRLFSARIIPYRGSWVEFTTDINDTMFVHIDRKKKLPVTTLLRAIGFASDARLLKAFCTGEAINLAKRPAKSDTEAIDRILVAPVVNPETGEIIAEAGTTLTEALLTVMRQAKVYDVEVLARAEDVHGNIILNTIAKDPTKSEEDALKYIYNLLRPGDPPNMETARALLDRLFFNEKRYDLAGVGRYKMNTRLGLKVPITTTVLTPTDFVAVIAYLLDIKAEQGHVDDIDHLGNRRVRSVGELLSNQFSLGLSRMARIIRERMALQDGESITPGDLVNARTISAVIQSFFGSSQLSQFMDQTNPLSELTHKRRLSALGPGGLTRERAGFEVRDVHYTHYGRMCPIETPEGPNIGLITSLSTYARINPFGFLETPYRKVDTGRVTDEIVYLSADEEDRAVIAQANAPLDGRGRFVSPEVLSRNKGEFPMSRPEEVDFMDIAPAQLVSAAASLIPFLEHDDANRALMGCNMQRQAVPLLRCEPPFVGTGMEERIARDSQAIVIARRAGSVVSVTGERIIVQPARGRATDLEDFSEFEGQDVYNLQKFHRSNQDTCVNQKSIVKVGDKVRADQVLADGPATAGGELALGVNTLVAFMPWGGYNYEDAILLSERLVKDDSFTSIHIEEFECQVREIKAGREEITRELPNVGEDSLKNLDEHGIIRVGARVKPGDILVGKVTPKGETELSPEERLLRAIFGDKAGDVRNASLKAPPGMDGIVVDVKVFSRKERGDSTRMEEKRRVERLRRRAKEERKRILGLRDGRLRELMIGQTSQKLVNAETGEVVLRDGRKINEALLAELDLDGLHWGLPIVKDLATDKKIKRLMDAAARALQKVDQELEKEKERVEMGDELPPGVIQLVKVLVARKRKLSVGDKMAGRHGNKGVIAKILPEEDMPYLPDGTPVEIVLNPLGVPSRMNVGQVLETHLGWAAKVLGFHAQTEVFNGAVEREVKAALREAGLDGDGKTVLYDGRTGEPFHERVMVGYIYMMKLSHLVDDKIHARSIGPYSLVTQQPLGGKAQFGGQRFGEMEVWALEAYGAAHTLQELLTVKSDDVAGRSAIYEAIVKGENPAKPGVPESFNVLVKELQALCLDVQLDTASSST; from the coding sequence GTGAGTGTTCCCACTCAGCTGCCGAAGCGCGACTACGCCAAGATCCAGCCGGTGATCGACATCCCCGACCTGCTCGAGGTCCAGATCGCGAGCTTCGAGGATTTCCTGCAGACGCGGATGCCGCCGCGCCAGCGGGAGAACAAGGGGCTGGAGGGCGTCTTCCACTCGATCTTCCCGATCGAGTCGAGCCGGGGCGACTTCATCCTCGAGTATCTCGAGTACGCGGTCGGCGAGCCGAAGTACTCCGTCGACGAGTGCCAGGAGCGCGACCTCACCTTCGTCGCCCCGCTGAAGGCCAAGCTGCGCCTCATCGTCAAGGAGGCCGAGGAAGTCGAGGGCGAGCGGCGGGTGAAGGACATCGTCGAGGCCGAGGTCTACCTGGGCGAGCTGCCCCTGATCACCAGCAAGGGCACCTTCATCATCAACGGCGCCGAGCGCGTGATCGTCAGCCAGCTGCACCGCTCGCCCGGCGTCTTCTTCAGCGACAGCGTCCACCCCAACGGCAAGCGCCTGTTCAGCGCCCGCATCATCCCCTACCGCGGATCCTGGGTGGAGTTCACGACGGACATCAACGACACGATGTTCGTCCACATCGACCGCAAGAAGAAGCTGCCGGTGACGACCCTGCTGCGCGCGATCGGCTTCGCCAGCGACGCCCGCCTGCTCAAGGCCTTCTGCACCGGTGAGGCGATCAACCTCGCCAAGCGGCCGGCCAAGTCGGACACCGAGGCGATCGACCGCATCCTCGTCGCGCCGGTGGTCAACCCGGAGACGGGCGAGATCATCGCCGAGGCCGGCACGACGCTCACCGAGGCGCTGCTGACGGTGATGCGCCAGGCGAAGGTCTACGACGTCGAGGTGCTGGCGCGCGCCGAAGACGTGCACGGCAACATCATCCTGAACACGATCGCCAAGGACCCGACCAAGTCGGAAGAGGACGCGCTCAAGTACATCTACAACCTGCTGCGTCCCGGCGATCCGCCGAACATGGAAACGGCGCGCGCCCTGCTCGACCGCCTCTTCTTCAACGAGAAGCGCTACGACCTCGCCGGCGTCGGCCGCTACAAGATGAACACGCGGCTCGGCCTCAAGGTGCCGATCACGACCACCGTGCTGACGCCGACGGACTTCGTGGCGGTGATCGCCTACCTGCTCGACATCAAGGCCGAGCAGGGCCACGTCGACGACATCGACCACCTCGGCAACCGCCGCGTGCGCTCGGTGGGCGAGCTGCTGAGCAACCAGTTCAGCCTCGGCCTCTCGCGCATGGCGCGCATCATCCGGGAGCGGATGGCTCTCCAAGATGGCGAGAGCATCACGCCGGGCGACCTGGTCAACGCGCGCACGATCAGCGCGGTGATCCAGTCCTTCTTCGGCAGCAGCCAGCTCTCGCAGTTCATGGACCAGACCAACCCGCTCTCGGAGCTGACGCACAAGCGCCGCCTGTCCGCCCTCGGCCCCGGCGGCCTCACGCGCGAGCGCGCCGGCTTCGAGGTGCGTGACGTGCACTACACGCACTACGGCCGCATGTGCCCGATCGAGACGCCGGAAGGCCCGAACATCGGTCTCATCACCAGCCTGTCCACCTACGCGCGCATCAACCCCTTCGGCTTCCTGGAGACGCCCTACCGCAAGGTGGACACCGGGCGCGTCACGGACGAGATCGTGTATCTGAGCGCCGACGAGGAGGACCGGGCGGTGATCGCGCAGGCGAACGCACCGCTGGACGGCCGCGGCCGTTTCGTCAGCCCCGAGGTGCTCTCGCGCAACAAGGGCGAGTTCCCGATGTCCCGCCCGGAGGAAGTGGACTTCATGGACATCGCGCCCGCGCAGCTCGTGAGCGCGGCGGCGAGCCTGATTCCCTTCCTCGAGCACGACGACGCGAACCGCGCCCTGATGGGCTGCAACATGCAGCGCCAGGCCGTGCCGCTCCTGCGCTGCGAGCCGCCCTTCGTGGGCACCGGCATGGAGGAGCGCATCGCGCGCGACAGCCAGGCGATCGTCATCGCGCGGCGCGCGGGCAGCGTCGTCAGCGTGACCGGCGAGCGCATCATCGTGCAGCCGGCGCGCGGGCGCGCCACCGACCTCGAGGACTTCTCCGAGTTCGAGGGGCAGGACGTCTACAACCTGCAGAAGTTCCACCGCTCGAACCAGGACACCTGCGTGAACCAGAAGTCGATCGTGAAGGTCGGCGACAAGGTGCGTGCCGACCAGGTGCTGGCCGACGGCCCGGCCACCGCGGGGGGCGAGCTGGCGCTGGGCGTCAACACGCTCGTCGCCTTCATGCCCTGGGGCGGCTACAACTACGAGGACGCCATCCTCCTCAGCGAGCGCCTGGTCAAGGACGACAGCTTCACCTCGATCCACATCGAGGAGTTCGAGTGCCAGGTGCGGGAGATCAAGGCGGGCCGCGAGGAGATCACGCGCGAGCTGCCGAACGTCGGCGAGGACTCGCTGAAGAACCTCGACGAGCACGGGATCATCCGCGTCGGCGCCCGCGTGAAGCCGGGCGACATCCTGGTCGGCAAGGTCACGCCCAAGGGCGAGACCGAGCTCTCCCCGGAGGAGCGCCTGCTGCGCGCCATCTTCGGCGACAAGGCCGGCGACGTCCGCAACGCCAGCCTGAAGGCGCCGCCGGGCATGGACGGCATCGTCGTCGACGTCAAGGTCTTCTCCCGCAAGGAGCGCGGCGACAGCACGCGCATGGAGGAGAAGCGGCGCGTCGAGCGCCTGCGCCGCCGGGCCAAGGAGGAGCGCAAGCGCATCCTCGGCCTGCGCGACGGCCGCCTGCGCGAGCTGATGATCGGCCAGACCAGCCAGAAGCTCGTCAACGCGGAGACGGGCGAGGTCGTCCTGCGCGACGGCCGCAAGATCAACGAGGCGTTGCTGGCGGAGCTGGACCTCGACGGCCTGCACTGGGGCCTGCCCATCGTCAAGGACCTCGCCACCGACAAGAAGATCAAGCGTCTGATGGACGCCGCCGCGCGCGCGCTCCAGAAGGTGGACCAGGAGCTGGAGAAGGAGAAGGAGCGCGTCGAGATGGGCGACGAGCTGCCGCCCGGCGTGATCCAGCTCGTCAAGGTGCTCGTCGCGCGCAAGCGCAAGCTGTCGGTGGGCGACAAGATGGCCGGCCGTCACGGCAACAAGGGCGTCATCGCCAAGATCCTCCCCGAGGAGGACATGCCCTACCTGCCGGATGGCACGCCGGTCGAGATCGTGCTCAACCCGCTGGGCGTGCCCAGCCGCATGAACGTCGGCCAGGTGCTGGAGACGCACCTCGGCTGGGCGGCCAAGGTGCTCGGCTTCCATGCCCAGACCGAGGTCTTCAATGGCGCCGTCGAGCGCGAGGTGAAGGCCGCCCTCCGCGAGGCCGGCCTCGACGGAGACGGCAAGACCGTCCTCTACGACGGCCGCACGGGCGAGCCCTTCCACGAGCGCGTGATGGTCGGCTACATCTACATGATGAAGCTCTCGCATCTCGTCGACGACAAGATCCACGCGCGGAGCATCGGCCCCTACAGCCTCGTCACCCAGCAGCCGCTGGGCGGCAAGGCCCAGTTCGGCGGCCAGCGCTTCGGCGAGATGGAGGTCTGGGCCCTGGAGGCCTACGGCGCCGCGCACACGCTGCAGGAGCTGCTCACGGTCAAGAGCGATGACGTGGCGGGCCGCAGCGCCATCTACGAGGCGATCGTCAAGGGCGAGAATCCCGCCAAGCCGGGCGTGCCCGAGTCTTTCAACGTGCTCGTCAAGGAGCTGCAGGCGCTCTGTCTCGACGTCCAACTCGATACGGCCAGCTCGTCGACTTGA